One segment of Sander vitreus isolate 19-12246 chromosome 20, sanVit1, whole genome shotgun sequence DNA contains the following:
- the akt1 gene encoding RAC-alpha serine/threonine-protein kinase: MTNVVIVKEGWLHKRGEYIKTWRPRYFLLKSDGTFIGYKERPQDVDQLETPLNNFSVAQCQLMKTERPKPNTFIIRCLQWTTVIERTFHVETPEEREEWTKAIQAVAEGLQKQEEEMMDSSPDPMDMEVYLTKPRQKVTMHDFEYLKLLGKGTFGKVILVKEKATGRYYAMKILKKEVIVAKDEVAHTLTENRVLQNSKHPFLTGLKYSFQTHDRLCFVMEYANGGELFFHLSRDRVFSEERARFYGAEIVSALDYLHAERNVVYRDLKLENLMLDKDGHIKITDFGLCKEGIKDGATMKTFCGTPEYLAPEVLEDNDYGRAVDWWGLGVVMYEMMCGRLPFYNQDHEKLFELILMEDIRFPRTLGPEARSLLSGLLKKEPMQRLGGGPDDAKEIMQHKFFAGIEWQDVYEKKLVPPFKPQVTSETDTRYFDEEFTAQTITITPPGQDDSMESFDSERRPHFPQFSYSASGTA; the protein is encoded by the exons GAGAATACATCAAGACCTGGAGGCCGAGGTATTTTCTTCTGAAGAGTGATGGTACATTCATTGGCTACAAAGAGCGACCGcaagatgttgaccagctggaAACCCCCTTAAATAACTTCTCTGTCGCAC AGTGCCAGCTGATGAAGACGGAACGGCCCAAGCCCAACACATTTATCATCCGCTGCCTGCAGTGGACCACTGTCATCGAGCGCACCTTCCACGTGGAGACCCCCGAGGAGAG GGAAGAATGGACTAAAGCCATCCAAGCAGTGGCTGAAGGCCTGCAGAAACAAGAGGAGGAGATGATGGACTCCTCTCCAGACCCCATGGACATGGAGGTCTACCTGACCAAACCCAGACAGAAAGTG ACTATGCACGACTTTGAATACCTCAAACTCCTGGGAAAAGGCACTTTTGGCAAAGTTATCCTGGTAAAGGAGAAGGCCACAGGACGCTACTACGCCATGAAGATCCTAAAGAAGGAGGTCATCGTAGCAAAA gatgAAGTggcgcacacactcacagagaacAGAGTCCTCCAGAATTCAAAGCATCCGTTCTTGACA GGACTGAAATACTCCTTCCAGACACATGACCGCTTGTGCTTCGTCATGGAGTATGCAAACGGTGGTGAG CTTTTCTTCCATCTGTCAAGGGACCGTGTATTCTCAGAGGAGCGGGCACGGTTCTACGGTGCAGAGATAGTGTCAGCGCTGGACTACCTGCATGCTGAAAGAAACGTGGTCTATCGAGATCTAAAG CTGGAAAACCTTATGCTGGACAAAGACGGACACATAAAGATCACAGATTTTGGCCTGTGTAAGGAAGGGATCAAAGATGGTGCCACCATGAAAACTTTCTGTGGGACGCCGGAGTACCTAGCACCTGAG GTGCTGGAAGACAACGACTATGGCCGTGCTGTGGACTGGTGGGGTCTGGGGGTGGTGATGTATGAGATGATGTGCGGCAGACTGCCTTTCTACAACCAGGACCATGAGAAGCTGTTTGAGCTCATCCTCATGGAAGACATCCGCTTTCCTCGGACACTCGGCCCCGAGGCACGCTCGCTGCTCTCTGGCCTTCTAAAGAAAGAACCAATGCAGAG GTTAGGTGGAGGGCCTGACGATGCCAAGGAAATCATGCAGCACAAGTTCTTTGCAGGAATTGAATGGCAAGATGTTTATGAGAAGAAg CTGGTCCCGCCGTTTAAGCCCCAAGTTACCTCGGAGACGGACACGCGATATTTTGACGAGGAGTTCACAGCACAGACCATCACTATTACGCCACCCGGACAAG ATGACAGTATGGAGTCATTCGACAGCGAGCGGAGACCCCACTTTCCCCAGTTCTCCTACTCTGCCAGTGGGACGGCCTAA